One genomic window of Paenibacillus xylanilyticus includes the following:
- a CDS encoding 3D domain-containing protein, with the protein MHVIKRENQAATRHVESQSEVSIHDYEYSDQVQVTTMVYMALLWSPQPIVIPKPDVPGKQLVLDPSMPVMAPRSEQVLGTQKVTATGYTAGIESTGKGPKHPQYGITYSGVKVRRDKETVSTIAADPKLFPLGSILYIPGYGYGIVADTGSAIKGNKIDLYFPTTKQVYKEWGKKDVEVQVIKQGDGKCTEKMLDELSEAIDVYKSVPDSWLDKAV; encoded by the coding sequence ATGCATGTAATCAAACGGGAGAATCAAGCTGCAACGCGCCATGTAGAAAGTCAGTCCGAGGTATCGATCCATGATTATGAATACAGTGATCAGGTACAGGTCACGACGATGGTCTATATGGCTTTATTGTGGTCTCCACAGCCCATTGTCATTCCTAAACCGGATGTCCCAGGCAAGCAGCTTGTACTCGACCCATCCATGCCTGTAATGGCACCGCGCTCAGAACAGGTACTGGGGACTCAAAAAGTGACCGCAACGGGTTACACGGCAGGTATAGAGTCAACCGGTAAAGGACCGAAACATCCTCAGTATGGTATTACTTACTCCGGAGTGAAGGTACGAAGAGACAAAGAGACGGTGTCAACCATTGCTGCTGACCCCAAATTATTCCCGCTTGGTTCCATTCTCTATATTCCCGGATATGGTTACGGTATCGTGGCGGACACAGGTTCAGCCATCAAAGGTAATAAAATTGACCTTTATTTTCCGACCACGAAGCAAGTGTATAAGGAATGGGGCAAAAAGGACGTCGAGGTACAGGTGATTAAACAAGGCGACGGAAAATGCACGGAAAAGATGCTGGACGAGTTGTCTGAAGCGATCGATGTGTATAAATCCGTGCCGGATTCATGGTTAGACAAGGCTGTTTAA
- a CDS encoding 4-hydroxy-3-methylbut-2-enyl diphosphate reductase produces MEVLRISPRGYCYGVVDAMVLARQAARNLDLPRPIYILGMIVHNKHVTDSFEDEGIITLDGPNRMEILSQVESGTVIFTAHGVSPEVRKMARDKGLTTVDATCPDVTKTHDLIREKTAEGYQIIYIGKKNHPEPEGAIGVAPDQVHLIEKEEEIDALNVPAGKILITNQTTMSQWDIKHIMSRLLEKFPGAEIHNEICLATQVRQEAVAEQAGQSDLVIVVGDPRSNNSNRLAQVSEEIAGVTAYRVSDVSEIKQEWLKGVNKVAVTSGASTPTPITKEVISYLEQYEHDQPETWEIKRTVNMSKLLPPVREKTRTT; encoded by the coding sequence GTGGAAGTACTGCGAATTTCGCCGCGAGGGTATTGTTACGGAGTTGTGGATGCCATGGTATTGGCACGTCAGGCAGCACGTAATCTTGATTTACCACGGCCTATATATATATTGGGTATGATTGTGCATAACAAACATGTGACGGATTCCTTTGAAGATGAGGGCATCATTACACTGGATGGTCCGAACCGGATGGAAATCCTGAGTCAGGTAGAGAGCGGTACGGTCATCTTTACGGCCCACGGTGTATCTCCTGAGGTGCGCAAGATGGCACGGGATAAAGGGCTCACTACAGTAGACGCTACATGTCCGGATGTAACCAAGACGCATGACCTGATCCGGGAGAAAACGGCTGAAGGTTATCAGATCATCTATATCGGCAAAAAGAATCACCCTGAACCCGAAGGGGCTATAGGAGTTGCGCCTGACCAGGTGCATTTGATTGAGAAGGAAGAAGAGATTGATGCACTGAATGTGCCGGCTGGCAAGATTCTCATTACCAATCAGACGACGATGAGCCAATGGGATATCAAACACATCATGAGCCGCCTTCTGGAGAAATTCCCGGGCGCTGAAATTCATAACGAGATCTGTCTGGCTACACAAGTTCGTCAGGAAGCTGTGGCTGAGCAGGCCGGTCAGTCTGATCTGGTTATCGTTGTGGGTGACCCGCGCAGTAACAACTCGAATCGGCTTGCACAAGTCTCGGAAGAGATTGCGGGTGTAACGGCCTACCGGGTATCAGATGTGTCCGAGATCAAGCAGGAATGGCTGAAAGGGGTAAACAAGGTAGCCGTAACTTCAGGTGCCTCGACGCCGACTCCGATCACGAAGGAAGTTATCAGTTATCTGGAGCAATATGAGCATGATCAACCGGAGACGTGGGAAATCAAGCGTACCGTCAACATGAGCAAACTGCTGCCCCCAGTGCGGGAGAAGACCCGCACAACGTAA
- a CDS encoding sensor histidine kinase: MSIRLKLTAWYSGILAAVLIFWGVVIYAFVYFNTYQEVEQQLKSKSARITDQIGVNPLSQTLDLDPFTESQLQEAQIYIQLWDYQSQSGKISGNMEKVRIQFPVLKTNEILEKRGISKIYVNGTPFLVNQQPLSLQGTNEIRGLLQVGANVSSQERLLEALLNILIFGWLVAMALAITSGLILARKSMRPLVNVIDAANQIQSGDDLSVRIQYTGPKDEIGRLIETVNNMLERTELSFRGLEETNAAQRRFVSDASHELRTPLTTIRGNVDFLKKLWDQEGNDRPNLDEETVKEMSLEAIEDMADEGKRMSRLISDMLSLARADTGQKIELNPIPLQILVQEVARRAHFLDHHAEWRVGDLSILNGIYVNGSKDYLQQMLFIFIENAFKYTPDGSVTLDAILYKGQVGLRISDTGIGMDKDEVPFIFDRFYRADESRGATPGIGLGLSIAKWIIEEHMGSVEVVTRRGEGTTFIIWMPVVFAPPIE; this comes from the coding sequence ATGTCCATTCGGTTAAAACTAACCGCATGGTATTCTGGCATCTTGGCAGCTGTGCTTATTTTTTGGGGTGTCGTAATCTATGCCTTTGTTTATTTCAATACGTATCAGGAAGTCGAACAGCAGCTAAAGTCGAAGAGTGCGCGTATTACAGACCAGATCGGAGTTAACCCGTTATCTCAGACGCTTGATCTGGACCCATTTACCGAAAGTCAGCTGCAGGAAGCCCAAATTTACATCCAACTCTGGGATTACCAAAGTCAGTCTGGCAAAATCTCCGGAAACATGGAGAAGGTTCGCATCCAATTCCCGGTTTTGAAAACGAATGAAATCCTTGAAAAACGTGGGATATCCAAGATATATGTGAATGGTACACCATTCCTGGTCAATCAGCAGCCCTTGTCTCTCCAGGGAACCAATGAAATTAGGGGGCTTCTTCAGGTCGGTGCCAATGTAAGTTCACAGGAACGATTGCTGGAGGCACTGCTTAACATTCTGATCTTTGGCTGGCTTGTGGCCATGGCACTGGCCATTACTTCAGGTCTCATTCTTGCCCGCAAATCGATGCGCCCTCTCGTCAACGTCATTGATGCAGCCAATCAGATTCAATCTGGTGACGATCTGAGTGTCCGGATACAATATACAGGTCCCAAGGATGAAATCGGCCGCCTGATTGAAACGGTGAATAACATGCTCGAACGGACAGAACTGTCCTTCCGAGGCCTGGAGGAGACCAATGCTGCTCAGCGCAGATTTGTGTCCGATGCCTCTCATGAGCTGCGTACACCTTTGACCACCATTCGAGGGAATGTTGATTTCCTGAAAAAGCTATGGGATCAGGAAGGGAATGACCGACCGAATCTGGACGAGGAAACCGTCAAGGAGATGTCGCTTGAAGCGATTGAAGACATGGCGGATGAAGGCAAACGCATGAGCAGGTTGATTAGTGACATGCTGTCACTGGCAAGGGCCGATACTGGACAGAAAATAGAACTGAATCCGATTCCGCTGCAAATTTTGGTGCAAGAAGTAGCTCGCAGAGCACATTTTCTGGATCACCACGCGGAATGGCGGGTTGGCGATTTATCGATTTTAAATGGAATTTATGTGAACGGCAGCAAAGACTATCTACAGCAGATGCTCTTTATTTTCATAGAAAATGCGTTCAAATACACTCCGGACGGATCGGTAACGCTTGACGCCATCCTATACAAAGGGCAGGTTGGTCTCCGGATCAGTGATACGGGAATCGGTATGGATAAGGATGAGGTGCCGTTTATCTTCGATCGTTTCTATCGTGCGGATGAATCCCGCGGCGCTACACCGGGCATTGGACTTGGGTTATCCATCGCTAAATGGATTATTGAGGAGCATATGGGCTCTGTTGAGGTCGTGACCAGACGCGGTGAAGGAACGACTTTCATCATCTGGATGCCAGTTGTCTTTGCTCCACCTATCGAATAA
- a CDS encoding response regulator: protein MTGKVNVMIVDDHDMVRMGLKTYLMLEPTFHVMGEAGNGQDALNQLRKLDQSEMPDLILMDLMMPVMNGAEATQAIMSEFPGSKIVMLTSFLEDDLVVQAIEAGAVSYVLKTVSAEELIYALQGAYRGMPVMTGDVSQALTRGIRQRTARENESGLTEREKEVLLLIAEGKTNKDIGEELHISIKTVKTHVSNLLMKCEMDDRTQLAIYAHRQGWVKNKD from the coding sequence ATGACCGGAAAAGTAAATGTAATGATTGTAGACGATCATGATATGGTGAGAATGGGCTTGAAAACGTACCTGATGCTTGAGCCAACATTTCATGTCATGGGAGAAGCGGGAAATGGACAGGATGCGCTTAACCAGCTCCGCAAGCTGGATCAAAGTGAGATGCCTGATCTTATATTGATGGACCTGATGATGCCTGTCATGAACGGGGCCGAGGCAACGCAAGCCATCATGAGTGAATTTCCGGGTTCCAAAATAGTTATGCTTACTAGTTTTCTTGAGGATGATCTGGTGGTGCAGGCCATTGAGGCGGGAGCCGTCAGCTATGTCCTGAAGACTGTATCTGCTGAAGAATTAATCTATGCGCTTCAGGGAGCCTATCGGGGAATGCCTGTCATGACGGGAGATGTGTCCCAGGCATTAACCCGGGGGATCAGGCAGCGCACGGCGAGAGAGAACGAATCCGGTCTGACCGAACGGGAGAAGGAAGTTCTTTTGCTCATTGCAGAAGGCAAAACCAACAAAGATATTGGAGAAGAACTACATATTAGTATCAAAACCGTCAAAACACATGTAAGCAACCTACTAATGAAGTGTGAAATGGATGATCGTACACAACTGGCCATTTACGCTCATCGTCAGGGTTGGGTGAAGAACAAGGACTAA
- a CDS encoding HAMP domain-containing sensor histidine kinase: protein MIRTILKANKWELMMYFVLTGLITLGGFYLLYGEVLMGTGRQRAWTYVAVVVLATIVTGYIAALRLQRKIDLLDLNMLKVSKGNLAVRMPEADDASFGRVYQEFNVMMDSIEKKMRLLQRLGEQEVIEKEQASERAVLEERRRMARDLHDTVSQQLFAIHMSASSLPKLLEMNPEHGNKVLDQLIQMSHIAQRQMRGLIAQLRPVELEGRDLAEALDRWFPDYCRQNGLKGVKELELDGGVSDAIEHQLFLVIQEAVANVVKHAEAGLVSLSIRESEHQISMSISDDGQGFMQQVERPGSYGLSTMRERAEKLGGDVQIISKPGAGTTVRVLIPKFPDEPEGETE from the coding sequence ATGATTCGAACGATTCTCAAGGCCAACAAGTGGGAACTGATGATGTATTTTGTCCTGACCGGGCTGATTACACTGGGCGGGTTCTACTTGCTGTACGGAGAGGTGTTAATGGGAACAGGACGACAGCGCGCATGGACGTATGTGGCTGTCGTTGTGCTGGCGACTATAGTTACCGGATATATTGCTGCACTGCGGCTTCAGCGCAAAATCGACCTGCTCGATCTGAATATGCTGAAAGTATCCAAGGGTAACTTGGCCGTTCGCATGCCTGAGGCAGATGATGCCTCTTTCGGCCGGGTATATCAGGAGTTTAACGTCATGATGGATTCGATTGAGAAAAAAATGAGACTGCTCCAGCGTCTGGGCGAGCAGGAAGTGATCGAAAAAGAACAGGCTTCCGAACGAGCGGTGCTTGAAGAACGCAGACGGATGGCGAGGGATCTGCATGATACGGTCAGCCAGCAGTTGTTCGCCATTCATATGTCAGCGTCTTCCCTGCCCAAACTGCTGGAGATGAATCCGGAGCACGGAAACAAAGTACTCGACCAATTAATCCAAATGTCGCATATTGCACAACGTCAGATGCGTGGTCTTATTGCGCAGCTTCGTCCGGTGGAACTTGAAGGAAGGGACCTGGCGGAGGCACTCGATCGATGGTTCCCGGATTATTGCAGACAGAACGGATTAAAGGGAGTGAAAGAGTTGGAACTGGATGGCGGCGTCTCGGATGCCATCGAGCACCAACTGTTTCTTGTTATTCAGGAGGCCGTCGCCAATGTAGTGAAGCATGCGGAGGCTGGCCTTGTTAGTCTGTCCATACGGGAGAGCGAGCATCAGATCAGCATGAGCATAAGCGATGACGGTCAGGGCTTCATGCAGCAAGTGGAGCGGCCAGGGTCCTATGGATTGTCCACCATGCGTGAACGGGCAGAAAAGCTTGGCGGGGATGTCCAGATTATTTCAAAACCGGGAGCGGGAACGACAGTACGGGTGCTTATCCCGAAATTCCCGGATGAACCAGAGGGGGAAACGGAATGA
- a CDS encoding S1C family serine protease yields the protein MDERNYRPNRQDEEDQTKQADNRNTSGTDESSYYYSYGPFQSVNNEDTASSHVSHSNREEGNVQITRPDPVKPLPMYYNNGSSEQAGRGNGGSGSGNGGDGGSGGKNGNGNWNYNNRKPRSSVRSLLFSFIAGMLVITVLMYTADRTNMFTPQEALTSAEKQSTSQESTSTNTGSSNNVTASLLPTGKEDVSSVVTSTSPAVVKIETLAKQSTRSGSQGGSTMSDPLYQYFFGNGGNGSGGTDSNQGQQQQQGSNQLVPLGIGSGFIFDKEGYILTNQHVIQGADVIQVTLENNSKPYEAKLLGSSFDLDLAVLKIEKNSGDDDFPVAPLGDSNSTQVGEWLVAIGNPEGFEHTVTAGVLSAKERTISIPDEETGKTREYSHLLQTDASINPGNSGGPLLNLNGEVIGMNVAVSADAQGIGFAIPSSVISDAVKYLKENKEVPKEPVPFIGASLMALTPEVAKQMGTDITEGSVVASTIYQSPAYQADLRAYDIITGANGTPYSTSQDLIDFIKTQEIGSEVTLNVVRDGKKMDVKIKIGNKNDYDTSQTSDQQQQTQP from the coding sequence ATGGACGAACGTAATTATAGACCGAACCGTCAAGACGAGGAAGACCAAACAAAGCAAGCGGATAACCGCAATACATCCGGAACGGACGAATCCTCTTACTATTATTCTTATGGGCCTTTTCAGTCTGTGAATAATGAAGATACAGCAAGCAGTCATGTAAGTCATAGCAATCGTGAAGAGGGCAATGTACAGATCACAAGACCCGATCCTGTCAAGCCGCTTCCGATGTATTACAATAATGGATCTTCCGAACAGGCGGGCCGGGGCAACGGAGGCAGCGGTTCCGGAAACGGTGGAGATGGTGGCAGCGGTGGTAAAAACGGAAATGGAAACTGGAACTACAACAACCGTAAGCCTCGCTCCTCGGTCAGATCATTATTGTTTTCCTTTATAGCAGGGATGCTGGTCATTACAGTACTGATGTACACGGCAGACCGCACGAACATGTTTACTCCGCAAGAAGCCTTAACAAGTGCAGAGAAGCAAAGCACAAGTCAGGAATCGACTTCTACGAATACGGGCAGCAGCAATAATGTAACTGCATCACTTCTGCCAACAGGTAAAGAGGATGTCTCTTCTGTAGTGACGAGCACAAGTCCTGCGGTTGTAAAGATTGAAACATTGGCTAAGCAGTCCACACGCAGTGGAAGCCAAGGTGGATCCACGATGAGTGATCCGTTATATCAATACTTCTTCGGTAACGGAGGTAACGGAAGCGGTGGAACGGATAGCAACCAAGGCCAACAGCAGCAGCAGGGAAGCAATCAGCTTGTTCCGCTCGGCATTGGTTCCGGATTTATTTTTGACAAAGAAGGATATATCCTGACGAACCAGCACGTTATTCAAGGTGCAGATGTCATTCAGGTTACACTGGAGAACAACAGCAAACCTTACGAAGCCAAACTGCTGGGAAGCAGCTTCGATCTTGACCTTGCCGTATTGAAAATTGAGAAAAACAGCGGTGACGATGATTTCCCTGTTGCTCCGCTTGGCGACTCAAACAGCACACAGGTTGGTGAATGGCTTGTTGCCATTGGTAACCCAGAAGGGTTCGAGCATACTGTAACTGCAGGTGTACTGAGTGCCAAAGAACGTACAATCAGCATTCCGGACGAAGAAACAGGCAAAACCCGCGAATACAGCCATCTGCTGCAAACCGATGCGTCGATTAACCCAGGTAACTCAGGTGGTCCGCTGCTTAACCTTAACGGTGAAGTCATTGGTATGAACGTAGCCGTTAGCGCTGATGCGCAAGGTATTGGATTTGCGATTCCTTCAAGCGTCATTTCGGATGCCGTGAAATATCTGAAAGAAAATAAAGAAGTTCCAAAAGAACCGGTACCGTTCATCGGTGCGTCCCTGATGGCGCTGACGCCTGAAGTAGCGAAACAAATGGGAACGGATATTACTGAAGGTTCTGTCGTAGCCAGCACCATCTATCAGTCTCCGGCTTACCAAGCCGATCTGCGTGCCTATGATATCATCACGGGTGCGAATGGAACGCCGTACAGCACAAGCCAAGACCTGATTGATTTCATCAAAACTCAGGAAATCGGCAGCGAAGTTACGCTGAATGTGGTACGCGATGGCAAGAAGATGGATGTCAAAATTAAAATCGGAAACAAAAATGACTATGATACTTCACAAACATCGGATCAACAGCAGCAAACACAACCATAA
- a CDS encoding response regulator transcription factor — protein MRSTILIVDDDEKIVSMLRRGLAFEGYEVQTASNGAEGLSKLMDKEPDVVVLDVMMPQIDGFEVCRRLREAGSKVPVLMLTAKDEVQSRVTGLDTGADDYLVKPFALEELLARVRALLRRKSDIAETPDNRLVYEDIILDNDSREVLRDGKRLELTAKEFELLNLFMQNPKRVLSRDLIMDKIWGYDYSGESNVLEVYIAMLRQKTEEYGGKRLIQTIRGAGYILRGDS, from the coding sequence ATGCGCTCAACTATTTTGATTGTGGATGATGATGAAAAAATCGTGTCCATGCTCCGCCGGGGGCTGGCGTTTGAAGGTTATGAGGTACAGACTGCTTCCAATGGGGCTGAGGGTCTCAGTAAATTGATGGATAAGGAACCGGATGTAGTCGTGCTGGATGTGATGATGCCTCAGATCGACGGTTTCGAAGTATGTCGCCGATTAAGGGAAGCCGGAAGCAAAGTACCTGTGCTTATGTTAACCGCGAAGGACGAGGTTCAGAGCCGGGTGACCGGTCTGGATACCGGAGCGGATGATTATCTGGTGAAGCCATTCGCTCTGGAAGAATTACTTGCTCGTGTCCGGGCCTTACTGCGTCGCAAATCAGATATTGCAGAAACGCCGGATAACCGGCTCGTCTACGAAGATATTATATTGGATAATGACTCACGTGAAGTGCTGCGTGACGGGAAACGTCTTGAGCTGACAGCGAAGGAATTCGAACTATTGAACTTGTTTATGCAAAATCCGAAAAGAGTACTCTCACGTGATCTGATCATGGATAAGATCTGGGGCTATGATTATAGCGGGGAGTCAAACGTACTGGAAGTATATATTGCGATGCTCCGGCAAAAAACGGAAGAGTATGGAGGCAAACGCTTAATCCAAACGATTCGGGGAGCGGGTTATATTCTGAGAGGTGACTCCTGA
- the liaF gene encoding cell wall-active antibiotics response protein LiaF — protein sequence MKRSMRDRWWVGIPLIAVGAIILFRQLGYDIDIGYIFRTYWPLFLIWWGVKGVTEIRRNGGYAMIGPVIVLAIGGYFLSRNLGWIDYSMGEFIRYLIPIMLIGGGLFVLIGPRRRDRKHQDKMQPPPPPEPYQPLSSEDLEMPSSFDEQFEKTFGKPKQEPKNYHYDPYANAAEDELHQGQQHKKKHHSHSHGPDGNGYGSHYGDDGYGSEYGDYGNRDTVNKSAFIGDLYMGQEVFSLKPMNISAFIGDTVIDLTKAQIPYGETKINISSFIGDVKVFVPEDMDLGVTVTTNSFIGDMSLLNQKRGGFLSSAQAETSHYREAGKKVRIVVSVFIGDVKVNKVG from the coding sequence ATGAAACGATCTATGCGAGACCGCTGGTGGGTTGGCATACCGTTGATTGCCGTTGGTGCAATCATTTTGTTTCGGCAATTGGGTTATGACATTGATATAGGATATATATTTAGAACATATTGGCCGCTGTTTCTAATCTGGTGGGGCGTAAAAGGAGTGACTGAAATTCGTCGCAATGGCGGTTATGCCATGATTGGACCCGTCATTGTACTAGCTATAGGCGGATACTTCCTGTCACGAAATCTCGGCTGGATTGATTATTCCATGGGTGAGTTCATTCGTTATCTCATTCCAATCATGTTAATTGGAGGAGGGCTGTTTGTTCTGATTGGGCCTCGTCGCCGGGATCGCAAACATCAGGACAAAATGCAGCCACCACCGCCGCCTGAACCTTATCAGCCCTTGTCTTCCGAGGACCTGGAAATGCCTTCTTCTTTTGATGAGCAATTCGAAAAGACATTTGGGAAACCCAAACAGGAGCCTAAAAACTACCATTATGATCCATACGCCAATGCGGCTGAAGATGAATTGCATCAGGGACAGCAGCATAAGAAAAAGCATCATTCTCATTCCCATGGTCCAGATGGAAACGGGTATGGAAGCCACTATGGTGATGACGGATACGGAAGTGAATATGGAGATTACGGCAACAGAGACACCGTTAACAAATCAGCATTTATCGGTGACCTCTATATGGGACAGGAGGTGTTCTCCCTTAAACCAATGAATATCTCGGCGTTTATCGGTGATACGGTCATCGACTTGACGAAAGCCCAAATCCCTTATGGCGAAACCAAAATCAACATTTCCTCATTTATTGGGGATGTAAAGGTATTCGTGCCGGAAGACATGGATCTGGGAGTCACTGTCACCACGAACTCCTTTATAGGAGACATGTCGCTGTTGAACCAAAAACGGGGTGGATTCCTCAGCAGTGCCCAGGCGGAAACTTCCCATTACCGGGAAGCAGGAAAAAAGGTTCGGATCGTAGTAAGTGTATTTATCGGAGACGTCAAAGTAAATAAGGTGGGTTAA
- the thrS gene encoding threonine--tRNA ligase, with product MAVNIKLPDGSVREYADGSSIEDVAASISSGLRKNAVAGKLDGIVVDLSTKLHEGALVEIVTFDSPDGLEVMRHSTAHLLAQAVKRLYGSKEVHLGVGPVIEDGFYYDMDLEHPLNPEDLQKIEKEMERIVSENLPIVRKEVSRDEAIKTFEEVGDPYKLELIRDLPEDSVITIYEQGEFFDLCRGPHVPSTGKIKVFKLMNVAGAYWRGDSKNKMLQRIYGTAFVKKAQLDEHLHFLEEARKRDHRKLGKELEMFTFSQLVGQGLPIWLPNGAKLRRTLERYIVDLEESLGYQHVYTPVLGNVELYKTSGHWEHYQEDMFPKMVMDNEELVLRPMNCPHHMMVYKSSMHSYRDLPIRIAELGMMHRYEMSGALTGLHRVRAMTLNDSHIFCRPDQIKEEFARVIELIQTVYKDFGIHEYRFRLSYRDPQDTEKYFQNDEMWEMSQRMLREVVEELDLPFYEAEGEAAFYGPKLDVQIKTALGKEETLSTVQLDFLLPERFELEYVGDDGQKHRPVVIHRGVISTMERFTAFLLENFAGAFPLWLSPVQAKVIPVSGNFDDYAREVEAKLKRAGISAEADLRNEKLGYKIREAQLEKMPYMFVVGENERSAESVSVRKRGEGDLGMKPVDEIVAQLKEEISTRSI from the coding sequence ATGGCAGTTAACATTAAACTACCGGATGGTTCCGTACGTGAGTACGCCGATGGCAGCAGTATTGAGGACGTAGCAGCATCCATTAGCAGCGGATTGCGTAAAAACGCCGTAGCAGGGAAACTGGATGGAATTGTGGTGGACTTGTCGACCAAACTTCACGAGGGAGCTTTGGTAGAGATCGTAACTTTTGACTCACCAGACGGACTTGAAGTGATGCGTCATAGTACAGCTCACTTGCTCGCTCAAGCTGTGAAGCGCCTATATGGCAGCAAAGAGGTTCACCTTGGCGTTGGACCTGTCATCGAAGACGGATTTTACTATGATATGGACCTGGAACACCCGCTTAACCCGGAGGATCTGCAAAAGATCGAGAAGGAAATGGAACGTATCGTAAGTGAAAACCTGCCAATCGTACGTAAGGAAGTCAGCCGTGATGAAGCAATCAAAACGTTTGAAGAAGTGGGCGATCCTTACAAGCTCGAATTGATTCGTGATCTTCCGGAAGACAGCGTAATTACCATTTATGAGCAGGGCGAGTTCTTCGATCTGTGCCGTGGACCGCACGTACCTTCCACAGGCAAGATCAAAGTGTTCAAATTGATGAATGTCGCTGGTGCATACTGGCGTGGTGACAGCAAAAACAAAATGCTGCAGCGTATCTACGGTACTGCTTTTGTGAAAAAGGCTCAGCTGGATGAGCATCTGCACTTCCTGGAGGAAGCTCGTAAACGCGACCACCGCAAGCTTGGTAAAGAGCTTGAAATGTTCACGTTCTCCCAATTGGTCGGACAAGGTCTGCCAATCTGGCTGCCAAATGGCGCCAAACTGCGTCGTACGCTGGAGCGTTACATTGTGGATCTGGAAGAAAGTCTTGGATACCAGCACGTATATACACCGGTTCTCGGTAATGTGGAATTGTACAAAACGTCCGGACACTGGGAGCACTACCAAGAGGACATGTTCCCTAAAATGGTAATGGATAACGAAGAACTCGTACTCCGTCCAATGAACTGCCCGCACCATATGATGGTGTACAAGTCCAGCATGCACAGCTACCGTGACCTGCCGATCCGAATTGCCGAGCTCGGCATGATGCACCGGTACGAGATGTCTGGTGCACTGACTGGCTTGCACCGCGTTCGTGCGATGACCTTGAACGATTCACACATTTTCTGTCGTCCAGATCAGATCAAGGAAGAATTCGCTCGTGTTATTGAATTGATCCAAACGGTTTACAAGGATTTTGGTATTCATGAATATCGCTTCCGCCTGTCTTACCGTGATCCGCAGGATACCGAGAAATATTTCCAAAACGATGAAATGTGGGAAATGTCCCAACGCATGCTGCGTGAAGTTGTGGAAGAACTCGACTTGCCTTTCTATGAAGCAGAGGGTGAAGCAGCATTCTATGGTCCGAAACTCGACGTGCAGATCAAAACAGCACTGGGCAAGGAAGAAACATTGTCCACCGTACAGCTGGACTTCCTGCTTCCAGAACGATTCGAACTGGAATATGTCGGAGATGACGGTCAGAAACATCGGCCGGTCGTTATTCACCGCGGCGTAATCAGTACAATGGAACGTTTCACTGCATTCTTGCTGGAGAACTTTGCGGGAGCATTCCCACTGTGGCTGTCTCCTGTTCAAGCAAAAGTCATTCCGGTATCTGGAAACTTCGACGATTATGCACGTGAAGTGGAAGCGAAACTGAAGCGCGCGGGAATTTCTGCCGAGGCTGATTTGCGCAACGAGAAGCTTGGATACAAAATCCGTGAGGCACAACTGGAGAAAATGCCTTATATGTTTGTTGTTGGGGAGAATGAGCGCAGTGCTGAATCTGTGTCTGTGCGTAAACGCGGAGAAGGCGATCTCGGCATGAAACCTGTGGATGAAATCGTAGCTCAACTGAAAGAAGAAATCAGCACAAGATCAATATAA